One Halovivax ruber XH-70 genomic region harbors:
- a CDS encoding DUF7089 family protein: MFSERTLSPPVESAREAYAPELLVYDAAGDFETLPPAQAEELGLIVDALDPSHYPAEWIPPTGPDVLERYASTTFTIGMPGDGSVVWTRQTTPPIVLVKPRLEGSPEGFVDFLLAEAIVECSLDVPEHFLGFFESGYRDLDAAVDLGPAGTYQIAAALYDGWIGLHTREEFASWESDRSDLAGQWRDAGARLEGRVESLPGAVARGETSFADATELACSAIKHGLDLPKPFDALDTDAYRDHASAFAIEWADRTFAALSD; the protein is encoded by the coding sequence ATGTTCAGCGAGCGAACGCTCTCACCGCCGGTCGAGTCGGCCCGAGAGGCGTACGCACCGGAACTGCTCGTCTACGATGCGGCGGGTGATTTCGAGACCCTGCCGCCGGCACAGGCAGAGGAACTCGGTCTCATCGTCGACGCACTCGATCCGAGTCACTACCCGGCCGAGTGGATCCCGCCGACGGGGCCGGACGTCCTGGAACGGTACGCGAGTACGACGTTTACCATCGGCATGCCCGGCGACGGCAGCGTCGTCTGGACGCGACAGACGACCCCGCCGATCGTCCTGGTCAAACCCCGTCTCGAGGGGTCGCCCGAGGGCTTCGTCGACTTTCTGCTGGCGGAAGCGATCGTCGAGTGTTCACTGGACGTTCCCGAACACTTCCTCGGCTTCTTCGAGTCCGGCTATCGCGACCTCGACGCGGCCGTCGATCTCGGTCCGGCCGGCACCTATCAGATCGCGGCCGCGCTGTACGACGGCTGGATCGGCCTCCACACGCGTGAAGAGTTTGCTTCATGGGAATCGGATCGATCCGACCTGGCCGGACAGTGGCGCGACGCTGGCGCTCGACTCGAAGGACGGGTGGAATCGCTCCCCGGCGCTGTCGCACGGGGCGAAACCTCGTTCGCCGACGCCACGGAGCTGGCCTGTAGCGCCATCAAACACGGGCTCGACCTGCCGAAGCCCTTCGACGCACTGGACACCGACGCCTACCGGGACCACGCCAGTGCGTTCGCGATCGAGTGGGCCGACCGGACGTTCGCGGCGCTCTCGGACTGA
- a CDS encoding OapC/ArvC family zinc-ribbon domain-containing protein, which yields MPHQCTNCDRRFPDGSKEMLSGCPDCGGNKFQFAPATSDASDDASSGEATAATESDQPGDETSSADQDPAPNTATSGQAPDREWPETARRPAEKDGRLDGSFADESPAEAGTDAMADDFEWVNGEEDDAQATARSDVVSPDELPRTTTDTETVSSRTEGATTDASDHSRATDTPDRPDNGRVVSEPETDQPSIDQLREELNQQFESIKIVNPGQYELNLMELYDREEHIVSLQEDGRYVINVPESWHDS from the coding sequence ATGCCACACCAGTGTACGAACTGCGACCGACGCTTTCCCGACGGCTCGAAGGAGATGCTCTCGGGCTGTCCGGACTGCGGTGGCAACAAGTTCCAGTTCGCGCCCGCCACGAGCGACGCGTCGGACGATGCCTCCAGTGGCGAGGCGACCGCAGCGACGGAATCGGATCAACCGGGCGACGAGACGTCGTCTGCTGACCAGGATCCGGCGCCGAACACCGCCACCTCGGGACAGGCCCCTGATCGCGAGTGGCCGGAGACGGCGCGCCGACCGGCCGAGAAGGATGGTCGGCTCGACGGCTCGTTTGCAGACGAGTCGCCTGCGGAAGCGGGCACGGACGCGATGGCGGACGACTTCGAGTGGGTGAACGGCGAGGAAGACGACGCACAGGCAACCGCCCGAAGCGACGTCGTCTCGCCCGACGAACTCCCCCGCACCACCACCGACACTGAAACCGTCTCCAGTCGAACCGAGGGGGCGACGACCGACGCGTCCGACCATTCCCGAGCAACTGACACACCGGACCGCCCAGACAACGGTCGCGTCGTCAGCGAACCGGAAACCGACCAACCCTCGATCGACCAGCTCAGAGAGGAACTCAATCAGCAGTTCGAGAGCATCAAGATCGTCAATCCCGGGCAGTACGAACTCAACCTGATGGAGCTGTACGATCGGGAAGAACACATCGTCTCCCTCCAGGAAGACGGCCGGTACGTCATCAACGTCCCCGAGAGCTGGCACGACTCTTGA
- a CDS encoding class I SAM-dependent methyltransferase, translating to MSVRAEFDAWAADGRDRGMEDRHWATAKHALGRMPVEPGDVVLDLGCGSGYAGRAIRDTYDAGTVYGLDGAPKMAENAASYTDDPQVGYVVGDFGSLPFATDAIDHVWSMEAFYYAADPHETLREIARVLRPGGTFYCGVNFYEENVHSHEWQDRISVEMTRWDAGEYREAFRDAGLHVAEQDTIPDREVDIPDESAFPTDDWERREDMVERYREFGTLLTVGVAE from the coding sequence ATGAGCGTACGTGCGGAGTTCGACGCGTGGGCGGCCGACGGTCGCGACAGAGGGATGGAAGACCGCCACTGGGCGACCGCCAAACACGCGCTCGGGCGGATGCCGGTCGAACCCGGCGACGTCGTCCTCGATCTCGGCTGTGGAAGCGGCTACGCCGGACGGGCGATTCGCGACACCTACGACGCCGGAACCGTCTACGGCCTCGACGGGGCGCCGAAGATGGCCGAAAACGCCGCGAGTTACACCGACGATCCGCAGGTCGGCTACGTCGTCGGCGACTTCGGTTCGCTGCCGTTCGCCACGGACGCGATCGATCACGTCTGGTCGATGGAAGCGTTCTACTACGCCGCCGATCCCCACGAAACCCTCCGAGAGATCGCCCGCGTGCTCCGTCCGGGCGGCACCTTCTACTGCGGCGTCAACTTCTACGAGGAGAACGTCCACTCACACGAGTGGCAGGATCGTATCTCCGTGGAGATGACCCGCTGGGACGCCGGGGAGTACCGCGAGGCGTTCCGCGACGCGGGGCTTCACGTCGCCGAGCAGGACACGATCCCCGACCGCGAGGTCGATATTCCCGACGAGTCGGCCTTCCCCACCGACGACTGGGAGCGCCGCGAGGACATGGTCGAACGCTATCGCGAGTTCGGGACGCTGCTGACGGTCGGCGTCGCCGAGTGA
- a CDS encoding Era-like GTP-binding protein: MGLLKGLKDSISRATDRLFSDEEPKRIGIYGPPNAGKTTLANRIARDWTGDAIGTESHIPHETRRARRKENVEIERNGKTVTIDIVDTPGVTTKVDYEEFTDEMEKDDAVRRSREATEGVAEAMHWLREDVDGVIYVLDSAEDPITQVNTMLIGIIESRDLPVLIFANKIDLDDSSIKRIEDAFPQHQTVPLSAKEGDNMDEVYDNIAEYFG, from the coding sequence ATGGGTCTGCTCAAAGGATTGAAAGATAGTATCTCTCGGGCCACCGACCGGCTCTTCTCCGACGAAGAGCCCAAGCGCATCGGTATCTACGGTCCACCGAACGCCGGAAAGACGACGCTCGCGAATCGGATCGCGCGCGACTGGACTGGCGATGCCATCGGAACCGAGAGCCACATTCCACACGAAACGCGTCGCGCGCGACGCAAGGAGAACGTCGAGATCGAACGCAACGGCAAGACGGTGACGATCGATATCGTCGACACGCCCGGTGTCACGACGAAGGTCGATTACGAGGAGTTCACCGACGAGATGGAGAAGGACGACGCCGTTCGACGCTCTCGCGAGGCGACCGAAGGGGTCGCCGAGGCCATGCACTGGCTTCGCGAGGACGTCGACGGCGTCATCTACGTTCTGGATAGCGCGGAGGATCCGATCACGCAGGTCAACACGATGCTCATCGGGATCATCGAATCGCGCGACCTGCCCGTCCTGATCTTCGCGAACAAGATCGACCTCGACGACTCGAGCATCAAGCGGATCGAGGACGCCTTCCCGCAGCACCAGACCGTCCCCCTCTCGGCGAAGGAAGGCGACAACATGGACGAGGTCTACGACAACATCGCGGAGTACTTCGGGTGA
- a CDS encoding DUF7090 family protein, translated as MEYALDIDGAPETVPGGTGILLLHPSTGETDRIDTDFLKSDTDRFLVVSTRTTAREVSQKLEHYDVDERCADILDTLSIERGYSRRSKDHVSYVSAPDHVDGIVSGVADFFERTDGKRRLSFDSLTELAYYADEDEALTAAERILALLEDNDGVGLFHLSAEVHDQDVLDEFATLFDVVIELDEDGTTSVEY; from the coding sequence ATGGAGTACGCGCTCGACATCGACGGCGCACCCGAAACCGTTCCGGGGGGAACGGGGATTCTCTTGTTGCACCCGAGTACCGGTGAAACGGATCGTATCGACACCGACTTTCTGAAGTCAGACACCGATCGCTTCCTCGTCGTCTCGACCCGAACGACCGCCCGCGAGGTGAGCCAGAAGCTAGAACACTACGACGTCGACGAACGCTGTGCGGACATTCTCGACACCCTGAGCATCGAACGCGGCTACTCTCGACGCTCGAAAGACCACGTCTCCTACGTCTCGGCACCCGACCACGTCGACGGGATCGTCTCCGGCGTCGCCGACTTCTTCGAACGGACCGACGGGAAACGCCGGCTCAGCTTCGACTCGCTCACCGAGCTCGCCTACTACGCCGACGAGGACGAGGCGCTCACCGCGGCCGAGCGAATCCTCGCACTCCTCGAAGACAACGACGGCGTCGGCCTCTTTCACCTCTCCGCCGAGGTTCACGACCAGGACGTCTTAGACGAGTTCGCGACGCTCTTCGACGTCGTGATCGAACTCGACGAAGACGGGACCACTAGCGTGGAGTACTGA
- a CDS encoding DUF2073 domain-containing protein: protein MPQAKQPDDGDGVQIDLVSGARMDGLTSMEKIRLILDGVHDGNIVILEEGLSPDEESKLIEVTMAEISPDEFNGIEIETYPRSDTRDSSFLGRLVGGDSSNAKLTAIGPANQIETLHKDETLISALVSRN, encoded by the coding sequence ATGCCACAGGCCAAACAACCGGACGACGGCGACGGCGTCCAGATCGACCTCGTGAGCGGTGCACGCATGGATGGGCTGACCAGCATGGAGAAGATCCGCCTGATCCTGGATGGCGTCCACGACGGCAACATCGTCATCCTGGAAGAGGGACTCTCGCCCGACGAGGAGAGTAAACTCATCGAGGTGACGATGGCCGAGATCAGCCCGGACGAGTTCAACGGCATCGAGATCGAGACCTATCCCCGGTCCGATACCCGCGATTCGTCGTTCCTGGGTCGCCTCGTCGGCGGCGACTCCTCGAACGCCAAACTGACCGCGATCGGCCCGGCGAACCAGATCGAGACACTCCACAAGGACGAAACGCTCATTAGCGCGCTCGTCTCTCGCAACTGA
- a CDS encoding DNA-directed DNA polymerase II small subunit, which produces MPLEGPARIVQQLTAHGYNAEREAVTLLASRPDPTQALDRVLENTPDETLVIGAKDVERVLDAETESTREIAPPSESKAGTSDSAPATDTSRKTEIDTAGQDPTASPGERTTDSPGEAAVDAVETGGFERAGDRSQRDIAIRGDMTGESTGTGEYRDFIAVFRDRLDKLSSKLSGRVNHRPASSIESMPGGSDVAMIGLVNDIRSTASGHWLVELEDTTGTFPFLVMKDREYVDLVDELLRDEVIAMEGTLADDSGIAFVDSMYSPDVPRTHEPKTADRHVEAALISDVHVGSDEFMADAWNDFADWLHTEEAQHVEYLCIAGDMVEGVGVYPNQDEELDIIDIYEQYEAFNEYLKRVPGDLDIVMIPGNHDAVRLAEPQPGFNEELRSIMSAHDPQIVSNPSTVEIEGVSILMYHGVSLDEVIAELPSEKASYDEPHKAMYQLLKKRHVAPQFGGHTRLAPEEKDHLVMESVPDIFHTGHVHKLGFGKYHDVLAINSGCWQAQTDFQKSVNIDPDSGFAPIVDLSTLDVTVRKFS; this is translated from the coding sequence GTGCCACTCGAGGGTCCGGCCCGGATCGTCCAGCAACTGACGGCGCACGGATACAACGCCGAGCGAGAAGCCGTGACGCTGCTCGCCTCCCGTCCGGATCCGACTCAGGCCCTCGATCGAGTGCTCGAAAACACTCCAGACGAAACGCTGGTTATTGGCGCGAAAGACGTCGAACGAGTGCTCGACGCAGAGACCGAGAGTACTCGGGAGATAGCGCCTCCATCAGAGTCAAAAGCGGGAACGAGCGACTCCGCACCAGCCACCGATACCTCCAGAAAGACGGAAATTGACACGGCTGGCCAGGACCCCACCGCTTCACCTGGAGAGCGGACCACGGATTCGCCCGGCGAGGCGGCCGTGGATGCAGTTGAAACAGGGGGGTTCGAGCGTGCCGGTGATCGGTCACAGCGCGACATCGCCATTCGTGGCGACATGACCGGTGAGAGTACCGGGACCGGGGAGTATCGCGACTTCATCGCCGTCTTTCGGGATCGACTCGACAAACTCAGTTCGAAGCTGAGCGGCCGGGTCAACCACCGACCGGCGAGTTCGATCGAGAGTATGCCCGGCGGGAGCGACGTCGCGATGATCGGCTTGGTGAACGACATCCGTTCGACGGCGAGCGGTCACTGGCTGGTCGAACTCGAGGACACGACCGGGACGTTTCCTTTCCTCGTGATGAAAGATCGCGAGTACGTCGACCTCGTCGACGAGTTGCTACGAGACGAGGTGATCGCGATGGAGGGGACGCTCGCCGACGATTCGGGGATCGCGTTCGTCGATAGCATGTACTCGCCGGACGTCCCGCGAACGCACGAGCCGAAGACCGCCGATCGACACGTCGAGGCCGCGCTTATCAGCGACGTCCACGTCGGCAGCGATGAGTTCATGGCCGACGCGTGGAACGACTTCGCCGACTGGCTCCACACCGAGGAGGCCCAGCACGTCGAGTATCTCTGTATCGCCGGGGACATGGTCGAAGGTGTCGGCGTCTACCCCAACCAGGACGAGGAACTCGACATCATCGACATCTACGAACAGTACGAGGCGTTCAACGAGTATCTCAAACGGGTTCCCGGCGACCTCGACATCGTGATGATCCCCGGTAATCACGACGCCGTTCGGCTGGCCGAACCACAACCGGGCTTCAACGAGGAGTTACGATCGATCATGTCCGCCCACGACCCACAGATCGTGAGTAACCCCTCGACCGTGGAGATCGAGGGCGTCTCGATTCTCATGTACCACGGCGTCTCGCTCGACGAAGTGATCGCGGAGTTGCCATCGGAGAAAGCGAGCTACGACGAACCGCACAAGGCGATGTACCAGCTGCTGAAAAAACGCCACGTCGCCCCGCAGTTCGGCGGCCACACCAGACTCGCTCCCGAAGAGAAAGATCACCTCGTGATGGAGTCCGTCCCCGACATCTTCCACACGGGACACGTCCACAAACTCGGCTTCGGGAAGTATCACGACGTGCTCGCGATCAACTCGGGCTGCTGGCAGGCCCAGACGGACTTCCAGAAGAGCGTCAACATCGACCCCGACTCGGGCTTCGCCCCGATCGTCGATCTCAGCACGCTCGACGTGACCGTTCGAAAGTTCTCCTGA
- a CDS encoding Cdc6/Cdc18 family protein, with protein sequence MADDNSHTNDTDGIGSTPGFRTAPEERSLTDDESSQGLFDDLLSGEPIFENKEVLRPSYTPHELPHRSDQINKMATILVSALRGETPSNILIYGKTGTGKTASAKFVSQELEQTSSKYSVPCEVEYINCEVTDTQYRVLAQLANKFIEKNHEWIDDRLDELTDLHDRVESIDDDRREMDATKPSTTEADEHQSPQSADETDDLDPPETNGDDGTDEAPSTATDSVSEPTVQFQEESVVSSDGDDDDGGVADEASGVDESTPTHPLADTPFDSIDAVTERIEELEDDRDSFEEVPMTGWPTDRVYSVFFDAVDYSERVVVIMLDEIDKLVEKSGDDTLYNLSRMNSELENSRVSIMGISNDLKFTDFLDPRVKSSLGEEEIVFPPYDANQLRDILQHRSDVAFKGDALSPDVIPLCAAFAAQEHGDARRALDLLRTAGELAERSQTDTIVEDHVRQAQDKIELDRVVEVVRTLPTQSKLVLFSIIMLEQNGVHSINTGEVYNIYKRLCQELDTDVLTQRRVTDLISELDMLGIVNAVVVSKGRYGRTKEISLSVPLEETEVVLRSDSRLSDIDDVQPFVQARFDN encoded by the coding sequence ATGGCTGACGACAACTCGCACACGAACGACACCGACGGAATCGGCTCCACACCGGGCTTTCGAACCGCGCCCGAGGAGCGATCGCTGACGGACGACGAGTCGAGTCAGGGACTCTTCGACGATCTGCTCAGTGGTGAACCGATCTTCGAGAACAAGGAAGTTCTCCGCCCGTCGTACACGCCACACGAACTGCCCCACCGATCCGACCAGATCAACAAGATGGCGACGATCCTCGTGTCCGCACTGCGCGGGGAAACCCCATCCAATATCCTGATCTACGGCAAGACGGGAACGGGAAAGACGGCGAGTGCGAAATTCGTCAGCCAGGAGTTAGAACAGACCTCGTCGAAGTACAGCGTCCCCTGTGAGGTCGAGTACATCAACTGCGAGGTGACCGACACCCAGTACCGCGTCCTCGCCCAGCTCGCGAACAAGTTTATCGAGAAGAACCACGAGTGGATCGACGACCGGTTAGACGAACTGACGGATCTCCACGATCGCGTCGAATCGATCGACGACGACCGGCGTGAGATGGACGCCACGAAGCCGTCGACGACCGAGGCCGACGAACACCAGTCTCCGCAGTCGGCGGACGAAACGGACGATCTCGATCCACCCGAAACGAACGGGGACGACGGGACCGACGAAGCGCCGTCCACAGCGACGGATTCAGTATCGGAACCGACGGTTCAGTTCCAGGAGGAATCGGTCGTTTCGAGCGACGGAGACGACGATGACGGCGGTGTTGCAGACGAAGCGTCGGGGGTCGACGAATCGACACCCACGCACCCGCTCGCGGACACGCCATTCGACTCGATCGACGCCGTCACCGAGCGGATCGAAGAGCTCGAGGACGACCGCGACTCGTTCGAAGAAGTGCCGATGACCGGGTGGCCGACCGACCGGGTGTACAGCGTCTTCTTCGACGCGGTCGACTACTCCGAACGAGTGGTCGTGATCATGTTAGACGAGATCGACAAGCTCGTCGAGAAGAGCGGCGACGATACGCTCTACAACCTCTCGCGGATGAACTCGGAACTCGAGAACTCGCGCGTCTCGATCATGGGCATCAGTAACGACCTGAAGTTCACTGACTTCCTCGATCCGCGCGTGAAGTCCTCACTCGGTGAAGAAGAGATCGTCTTCCCACCGTACGACGCGAATCAGCTCCGTGATATTCTCCAGCATCGATCCGACGTCGCGTTCAAAGGCGACGCCCTCTCACCCGACGTGATCCCGCTCTGTGCGGCGTTCGCCGCGCAGGAACACGGGGACGCCCGTCGCGCGCTCGACTTGCTCCGGACGGCCGGTGAACTCGCCGAACGATCCCAGACGGACACCATCGTCGAGGATCACGTTCGCCAGGCCCAGGACAAGATCGAACTGGATCGCGTCGTCGAGGTCGTCAGGACCCTCCCGACCCAGAGCAAACTCGTCCTCTTTTCGATCATCATGCTCGAACAGAACGGCGTCCACAGCATCAACACCGGCGAGGTGTACAACATTTACAAGCGCCTCTGTCAGGAACTCGACACGGACGTACTCACGCAGCGTCGCGTCACCGACCTCATCAGCGAACTCGACATGCTGGGAATCGTCAACGCCGTCGTCGTCTCGAAGGGCCGATACGGCCGGACGAAAGAGATCAGCCTCTCCGTTCCACTCGAAGAGACGGAAGTGGTCCTCCGATCCGACTCCCGACTCTCCGACATCGACGACGTCCAGCCCTTCGTACAGGCCCGCTTCGACAACTAA
- a CDS encoding S26 family signal peptidase, translated as MTDRGSDSPPTESDRTGDRSDGPSSRPSTESERTSEPTHRHPRGSETAKSSGDDDVDSRGPDENGRISEYSSESGGSGAREDRPSTSEDRSVSIEDDGILRWFLKADSGAVVYVRDIASSVGFVMLIALILFGVSGVWPPMVAVESGSMEPNMERGDMIFVVENDRFVGDGAIGDTGIVTRAIGTETGHDQFGNPGDVIIFRPGGSNLETPVIHRAEFWVEKGERWTETKADAAALNGASCSELATCPAPYDGFVTKGDANGGYDQHPGYGAERSQVVKPEWIEGKAAYRIPWLGQIRLVVDDVLGNGIPPEEAAPIAALGGGLVLSRRVT; from the coding sequence ATGACCGACAGGGGGTCCGACTCGCCACCGACCGAGTCGGATCGTACCGGCGACCGAAGCGATGGACCCAGTTCCAGGCCATCGACCGAATCGGAACGGACGTCCGAACCGACACATCGACACCCGCGAGGGTCGGAGACGGCGAAGTCGTCGGGTGACGACGACGTGGACTCGCGTGGACCCGACGAAAACGGGAGAATCAGCGAGTATTCGAGCGAATCAGGCGGGTCTGGTGCCAGGGAAGACCGACCGAGTACCAGTGAGGACCGGTCGGTCTCCATCGAAGACGACGGGATCCTTCGCTGGTTCCTCAAAGCGGATTCTGGCGCCGTCGTCTACGTCCGCGATATCGCCTCGAGTGTCGGCTTCGTCATGCTGATCGCCCTCATTCTGTTCGGCGTCAGTGGTGTCTGGCCGCCGATGGTGGCCGTCGAAAGCGGCAGCATGGAGCCGAACATGGAGCGTGGCGACATGATCTTCGTCGTCGAAAACGACCGCTTCGTCGGCGACGGGGCGATCGGTGACACGGGGATCGTGACTCGCGCGATCGGTACCGAGACTGGCCACGACCAGTTCGGGAATCCGGGTGACGTCATCATCTTCCGTCCCGGCGGCTCGAACCTGGAGACGCCGGTGATTCACCGGGCCGAGTTCTGGGTCGAGAAGGGCGAACGGTGGACCGAGACGAAGGCCGACGCTGCCGCGCTAAACGGGGCGTCCTGTAGCGAGCTTGCCACCTGTCCCGCTCCGTACGACGGGTTCGTCACCAAGGGCGATGCGAACGGGGGGTACGACCAGCATCCGGGCTACGGTGCCGAGCGGTCACAGGTCGTCAAACCCGAGTGGATCGAGGGGAAGGCCGCGTATCGGATCCCGTGGCTCGGACAGATCCGACTCGTGGTCGACGACGTCCTCGGGAACGGCATCCCGCCCGAAGAGGCAGCACCAATCGCCGCCCTCGGCGGCGGACTGGTCCTCTCGCGGCGCGTGACGTAA